The following proteins come from a genomic window of Drosophila sulfurigaster albostrigata strain 15112-1811.04 chromosome X, ASM2355843v2, whole genome shotgun sequence:
- the LOC133847514 gene encoding pickpocket protein 28 isoform X1: MLRLSKVAKFESEPASGSASKRVSWRSIIALNTDEFCRNTSIHGLKYINSRKLHIADRGFFGLALFSVLCFAAYLMQDAFVRWNTTPVIVGINPEPTYITNEPFPAISICNLNQALASQAAHILNDTSKFAMLQVLCRRKLNSQFSRGLNNWEQLISNISQPCSDLVISCRFGAVDTRCERTFHPIVTDEGLCCVFNMLHPRFMYKHNVPLTLRNISMEKSYQAVNWHAELGYSRSLKKPHNHYYPRASLGTGESLGLSLTLDVQAATYYCSSSNSIGLKIALHSPNESPNVRETGMLLSPGLETKLRIEPTKLMTEEALRKVHRKYRHCLFRSEGNLSYFAHYTQRNCEMECMSRLLLQHCGCVVFYMPRIHGNDTVCSIRESHCVESVRLHTIGQAVESCLDNCLPSCFDLTFNAIPYSTKISYNDFKMANPSMQNYSERYVESSIALVNLYYKEHTFRASKQTEFIGITDFLSNVGGLMGLFLGFSFLSIAECVYFAFIRPCRICAELRQRRPVSTLELAKASQCTVKRVKRRVNTLLPQVVWQRQRQHQRQRQQQQLTKHSPFHISAATWFKTELGLQLHPA, from the exons ATGCTGCGGCTGAGCAAAGTGGCCAAGTTTGAATCGGAGCCCGCATCCGGATCCGCATCGAAGCGAGTCAGCTGGCGAAGCATTATAGCACTGAATACGGATGAATTTTGCCGCAACACAAGCATACACGGACTCAAGTACATCAACAGTCGCAAACTGCACATTGCAGACAG AGGGTTCTTTGGCCTGGCTCTGTTCTCGGTGCTTTGCTTTGCCGCCTATTTGATGCAGGACGCCTTCGTCCGTTGGAACACAACACCGGTGATTGTGGGCATCAATCCGGAGCCGACGTACATAACAAACGAACCATTCCCGGCGATTAGCATCTGCAATCTGAATCAGGCCCTCGCCAGCCAAGCTGCCCACATCCTCAACGACACCTCGAAGTTTGCCATGCTGCAGGTGTTGTGTCGTCGCAAGCTCAATTCCCAATTTAGTCGCGGCCTCAACAACTGGGAGCAGCTCATTAgcaat attTCACAGCCCTGCAGCGATCTGGTGATTAGCTGTCGCTTTGGTGCCGTTGACACGCGATGCGAACGCACTTTTCATCCCATTGTCACGGACGAGGGACTCTGCTGTGTCTTCAACATGCTGCATCCACGATTCATGTACAAACACAA TGTGCCTTTAACGCTGCGCAACATCAGCATGGAGAAGAGCTACCAGGCGGTGAATTGGCATGCCGAGCTGGGCTACAGCCGCAGCTTGAAGAAGCCGCACAATCACTACTATCCACGCGCCTCGCTGGGCACTGGTGAATCGCTGGGACTGTCGCTCACACTGGACGTGCAGGCGGCCACATATTACTGCTCGTCAAGTAATAGCATTGGCCTTAAGATTGCGCTGCACAGTCCAAATGAGTCGCCCAATGTGCGAGAGACCGGGATGCTGCTCTCACCGGGCTTGGAGACCAAGTTGCGCATTGAGCCGACCAAGTTAATGACCGAGGAAGCGTTGCGCAAGGTGCATCGCAAGTATCGGCATTGTTTATTTCGCAGCGAGGGCAATTTGAGTTATTTTGCGCACTACACGCAACGCAATTGCGAAATGGAATGCATGTCAcggctgttgttgcaacactGCGGCTGCGTTGTCTTCTACATGCCACGCATCCATGGCAACGACACCGTCTGCAGCATACGGGAATCGCACTGCGTGGAGAGCGTGCGTCTGCACACGATTGGCCAGGCTGTTGAATCGTGTCTGGATAATTGTTTGCCCAGCTGCTTTGATCTCACATTCAATGCGATTCCATATTCAACGAAGATCTCGTACAATGACTTCAAGATGGCCAATCCCAGCATGCAGAACTATAGCGAACGGTATGTGGAGAGCAGCATTGCCTTGGTCAATCTGTATTACAAGGAGCACACGTTCCGTGCCAGCAAACAGACCGAGTTCATTGGCATCACCGATTTTCTGT CCAACGTGGGCGGCTTGATGGGCTTGTTTCTGGGTTTCAGTTTCCTCTCGATTGCCGAATGCGTTTACTTCGCCTTCATTCGCCCATGTCGCATCTGCGCCGAGCTGCGTCAGCGTCGTCCCGTCTCCACGCTGGAATTGGCTAAGGCATCGCAATGCACAGTCAAAAGGGTCAAGCGGCGAGTTAATACTCTGTTGCCGCAAGTGGTGTGGCAACGACAGCGTCAacatcaacgtcaacgtcagcaacaacagctgacgAAGCATTCGCCATTTCACATTTCGGCTGCCACCTGGTTTAAAACTGAACTGGGTCTCCAATTGCATCCGGCTTAA
- the LOC133847514 gene encoding pickpocket protein 28 isoform X2, with product MQDAFVRWNTTPVIVGINPEPTYITNEPFPAISICNLNQALASQAAHILNDTSKFAMLQVLCRRKLNSQFSRGLNNWEQLISNISQPCSDLVISCRFGAVDTRCERTFHPIVTDEGLCCVFNMLHPRFMYKHNVPLTLRNISMEKSYQAVNWHAELGYSRSLKKPHNHYYPRASLGTGESLGLSLTLDVQAATYYCSSSNSIGLKIALHSPNESPNVRETGMLLSPGLETKLRIEPTKLMTEEALRKVHRKYRHCLFRSEGNLSYFAHYTQRNCEMECMSRLLLQHCGCVVFYMPRIHGNDTVCSIRESHCVESVRLHTIGQAVESCLDNCLPSCFDLTFNAIPYSTKISYNDFKMANPSMQNYSERYVESSIALVNLYYKEHTFRASKQTEFIGITDFLSNVGGLMGLFLGFSFLSIAECVYFAFIRPCRICAELRQRRPVSTLELAKASQCTVKRVKRRVNTLLPQVVWQRQRQHQRQRQQQQLTKHSPFHISAATWFKTELGLQLHPA from the exons ATGCAGGACGCCTTCGTCCGTTGGAACACAACACCGGTGATTGTGGGCATCAATCCGGAGCCGACGTACATAACAAACGAACCATTCCCGGCGATTAGCATCTGCAATCTGAATCAGGCCCTCGCCAGCCAAGCTGCCCACATCCTCAACGACACCTCGAAGTTTGCCATGCTGCAGGTGTTGTGTCGTCGCAAGCTCAATTCCCAATTTAGTCGCGGCCTCAACAACTGGGAGCAGCTCATTAgcaat attTCACAGCCCTGCAGCGATCTGGTGATTAGCTGTCGCTTTGGTGCCGTTGACACGCGATGCGAACGCACTTTTCATCCCATTGTCACGGACGAGGGACTCTGCTGTGTCTTCAACATGCTGCATCCACGATTCATGTACAAACACAA TGTGCCTTTAACGCTGCGCAACATCAGCATGGAGAAGAGCTACCAGGCGGTGAATTGGCATGCCGAGCTGGGCTACAGCCGCAGCTTGAAGAAGCCGCACAATCACTACTATCCACGCGCCTCGCTGGGCACTGGTGAATCGCTGGGACTGTCGCTCACACTGGACGTGCAGGCGGCCACATATTACTGCTCGTCAAGTAATAGCATTGGCCTTAAGATTGCGCTGCACAGTCCAAATGAGTCGCCCAATGTGCGAGAGACCGGGATGCTGCTCTCACCGGGCTTGGAGACCAAGTTGCGCATTGAGCCGACCAAGTTAATGACCGAGGAAGCGTTGCGCAAGGTGCATCGCAAGTATCGGCATTGTTTATTTCGCAGCGAGGGCAATTTGAGTTATTTTGCGCACTACACGCAACGCAATTGCGAAATGGAATGCATGTCAcggctgttgttgcaacactGCGGCTGCGTTGTCTTCTACATGCCACGCATCCATGGCAACGACACCGTCTGCAGCATACGGGAATCGCACTGCGTGGAGAGCGTGCGTCTGCACACGATTGGCCAGGCTGTTGAATCGTGTCTGGATAATTGTTTGCCCAGCTGCTTTGATCTCACATTCAATGCGATTCCATATTCAACGAAGATCTCGTACAATGACTTCAAGATGGCCAATCCCAGCATGCAGAACTATAGCGAACGGTATGTGGAGAGCAGCATTGCCTTGGTCAATCTGTATTACAAGGAGCACACGTTCCGTGCCAGCAAACAGACCGAGTTCATTGGCATCACCGATTTTCTGT CCAACGTGGGCGGCTTGATGGGCTTGTTTCTGGGTTTCAGTTTCCTCTCGATTGCCGAATGCGTTTACTTCGCCTTCATTCGCCCATGTCGCATCTGCGCCGAGCTGCGTCAGCGTCGTCCCGTCTCCACGCTGGAATTGGCTAAGGCATCGCAATGCACAGTCAAAAGGGTCAAGCGGCGAGTTAATACTCTGTTGCCGCAAGTGGTGTGGCAACGACAGCGTCAacatcaacgtcaacgtcagcaacaacagctgacgAAGCATTCGCCATTTCACATTTCGGCTGCCACCTGGTTTAAAACTGAACTGGGTCTCCAATTGCATCCGGCTTAA
- the LOC133847847 gene encoding large ribosomal subunit protein uL1-like, translating into MAFNPGVYEAVNKLMAIPKPKYPHKYKNVELHVKLKNYTPDKHAYFHGSIRLNHPIHTKCNVCVLGDELHCAEAIENGLHCIKANTIFKPRKTFEYYMKKIIMTYDAFLISDSLCAQMPSKMALHFFRANKIPQQLSHDKPMKQKIEELKYTIDFKLIDSRKLCFVIGNLRLTPEELNDNIITAIRFLVPLLKDKWNNVKNVYIKTPKGEPHLVF; encoded by the coding sequence atGGCATTCAATCCTGGAGTTTACGAAGCCGTCAACAAATTAATGGCGATTCCGAAGCCAAAATATCCCCACAAGTACAAAAATGTGGAACTTCATGTTAAACTGAAGAATTACACTCCGGATAAGCACGCTTACTTCCATGGCTCGATTCGCCTAAACCACCCGATCCATACCAAATGTAATGTGTGCGTTCTTGGCGATGAGTTGCACTGCGCTGAGGCCATCGAAAATGGCTTACATTGCATTAAAGCAAACACCATATTCAAACCCAGGAAGACCTTCGAATACTATATGAAGAAAATAATCATGACCTATGATGCATTTCTGATATCGGATAGTCTATGCGCTCAAATGCCAAGCAAAATGGCGCTCCATTTTTTCAGGGCTAACAAAATCCCCCAGCAGTTGAGCCACGATAAACCAATGAAGCAAAAAATCGAggaattgaaatataccatagatttcAAGTTGATCGACTCACGCAAACTGTGCTTTGTGATTGGCAACCTTCGCTTGACTCCAGAAGAGCTCAACGACAACATCATCACTGCGATTCGTTTCTTAGTGCCACTGCTCAAAGATAAATGGAACAATGTCAAAAACGTCTATATCAAGACCCCAAAGGGAGAACCGCATTTGGTCTTCTAA